One window of the Stigmatella aurantiaca genome contains the following:
- a CDS encoding DUF5985 family protein yields MAEAVYILCALTSLACAVLLMRGYGRSRTRLLLWSGLCFVWLAVSNVLLFLDLVIFPEGDLAVWRSASALVGIGTLLYGLIWDLP; encoded by the coding sequence ATGGCTGAGGCGGTCTACATCCTGTGTGCCTTGACGAGCCTGGCGTGCGCGGTGCTGCTGATGCGCGGCTATGGGCGCTCGCGGACGCGGCTGCTCCTGTGGAGCGGGCTGTGCTTCGTGTGGCTGGCGGTGAGCAACGTGCTGCTCTTCCTGGACCTGGTCATCTTCCCCGAGGGGGACCTGGCCGTCTGGCGCAGCGCCAGCGCGCTGGTGGGCATTGGCACGCTGCTCTATGGCCTCATCTGGGACTTGCCCTAG
- a CDS encoding DUF5985 family protein: MVLKTLLNGALVMACLACALFFVRFWRESRDRLFALFALSFTVMSLNWFALSLLPVDDERRSYVYVIRLVSFLLILFAIWDKNRASRQKPS; encoded by the coding sequence GTGGTGCTGAAGACTCTGCTGAACGGAGCCCTGGTGATGGCGTGCCTGGCGTGCGCGCTGTTCTTCGTGCGCTTCTGGCGCGAGTCGAGGGACCGGCTCTTCGCCCTCTTCGCCCTGTCCTTCACGGTGATGAGCCTCAACTGGTTCGCCCTGAGCCTGCTGCCGGTGGACGACGAGCGGCGCAGCTACGTCTACGTCATCCGCCTTGTCTCCTTCCTCCTCATCCTGTTCGCCATCTGGGACAAGAACCGGGCCAGCCGCCAGAAGCCCTCGTGA